The following proteins are encoded in a genomic region of Syngnathus acus chromosome 22, fSynAcu1.2, whole genome shotgun sequence:
- the LOC119116319 gene encoding cytochrome P450 1B1-like, which produces MAVDPDFAVKSSSIMREWSGEVQPALVASFIFLFCLEACLWFRNLRLKRRLPGPFAWPVVGNAMQLGQMPHITFAKLAKKYGNVYQIRLGCSDIVVLNGDRAIRQALIQHSKEFAGRPNFPSFQMISGGRSLTFTNYSKEWKAHRKIAQSSLRAFSSANSQTKKAFEQHVMAEAMELVQAFLRHSTDGQYFNPSHEFTVAAANVLCALCFGRRYGHDDVEFRTMLTRLDKFGETVGAGSLVDVMPWLQSFPNPVRSLYENFKNLNEEFFAYVTDKVVQHRESFDPDVTRDMSDAIINVIEHGDESGLTKEFVEATVTDLIGAGQDTVSTIMQWIVLLLVKYPEEQAKLHDLIDKVVGPDRLPSTEDRSRLAYLDAFIYEVMRFTSFVPITIPHSTTSDVTIEGLSIPKDTVVFINQWSVNHDPLKWKDPHIFNPSRFLGENGALDKDVVNSVMIFSIGKRRCIGDQIAKVEVFLFTAVLLHQCGLESNPSHPVSQDCSYGLSLKPLTYYVTAKLRGKLLGLVSPA; this is translated from the coding sequence ATGGCAGTGGACCCTGACTTTGCTGTGAAGAGCAGCAGCATCATGCGAGAGTGGAGTGGAGAGGTCCAGCCAGCTCTTGTTGCATCTTTTATCTTCCTCTTCTGCCTGGAAGCCTGCCTCTGGTTCAGAAACTTGAGACTCAAGAGAAGACTGCCGGGACCCTTCGCCTGGCCCGTTGTGGGCAATGCCATGCAGCTGGGCCAGATGCCTCACATCACCTTTGCCAAACTGGCCAAAAAATATGGTAACGTGTACCAGATAAGACTCGGTTGCAGTGACATTGTGGTGCTGAACGGCGACAGGGCCATACGTCAGGCTTTGATACAGCACAGCAAAGAGTTTGCCGGCAGACCAAACTTTCCCTCCTTCCAGATGATCTCAGGGGGGAGAAGCCTGACGTTCACTAATTACAGCAAAGAGTGGAAGGCGCATCGGAAAATTGCCCAGTCCAGCTTGAGAGCGTTCTCCTCTGCAAACAGTCAGACGAAAAAAGCCTTTGAGCAGCACGTTATGGCTGAGGCGATGGAACTGGTGCAGGCATTTTTGAGACACAGCACAGATGGACAATATTTTAACCCGTCTCATGAGTTCACAGTAGCTGCCGCTAACGTCTTGTGCGCACTTTGCTTCGGGAGGCGATACGGGCACGACGATGTGGAGTTCAGGACCATGTTGACGAGGCTGGACAAGTTTGGTGAGACGGTCGGTGCGGGAAGCTTGGTCGATGTCATGCCCTGGCTCCAATCCTTCCCCAACCCGGTCCGAAGTCTCTACGAGAACTTTAAGAATCTCAACGAGGAGTTCTTCGCCTATGTGACAGATAAAGTGGTGCAGCACAGAGAGTCCTTCGATCCAGATGTGACCCGGGACATGAGCGACGCCATCATCAACGTGATCGAGCACGGAGACGAGAGCGGCTTGACGAAAGAGTTCGTAGAAGCCACGGTGACCGATCTGATTGGAGCGGGCCAAGACACGGTATCCACCATCATGCAGTGGATCGTGCTACTGCTGGTCAAATACCCCGAGGAGCAAGCTAAGCTCCATGATCTCATCGACAAAGTGGTGGGTCCGGACAGACTGCCCTCAACCGAGGACCGAAGCAGGTTGGCATACCTGGACGCCTTCATCTACGAGGTCATGCGCTTCACCAGCTTTGTCCCCATCACCATCCCTCACTCCACCACCTCAGACGTCACCATCGAAGGTCTCAGCATCCCCAAAGACACGGTGGTCTTCATCAACCAGTGGTCCGTCAACCACGACCCCCTGAAATGGAAGGATCCGCATATCTTCAACCCCTCTCGCTTCCTGGGTGAAAACGGAGCCCTCGATAAGGACGTCGTCAACAGCGTTATGATTTTTTCAATAGGTAAGCGGCGATGTATCGGTGACCAGATTGCCAAGGTCGAAGTGTTTTTATTCACGGCCGTCTTGTTGCACCAATGTGGCTTAGAGAGCAACCCTTCTCATCCCGTCAGCCAGGATTGCTCTTACGGGCTGTCGCTGAAGCCCCTCACATACTATGTCACCGCCAAGCTTCGAGGAAAGTTACTTGGCTTGGTTTCTCCAGCGTAA
- the LOC119116318 gene encoding cytochrome P450 1B1-like: MAHMDAELTLNGVAREWSGQLQPALVATFFFLIFLEVGLWARNLRLKRRLPGPFAWPLVGNAMQLGQMPHITFAKLAEKYGNVYQIRLGCSDIVVLNGDRAIRQALIQHGREFAGRPNFVSFQYVSGGKSLTFSSYSKEWKMHRKIAQSTIRAFSSANSQTKKAFEWQIAAEAQELVDILLKLGSQGHYFNPSHELTVAAANVICALCFGKRYGHDDAEFRALLQRVNDFGQTVGAGSLVDVMPWLQSFPNPVRSVFKNFKYLNKEFFKFVQGKVEEHRETFDPEVTRDMSDAILGVIAKTEGEEGLTQGYTEGTVSDLIGAGLDTVSTALDWILLLLVKHPEIQTRLHQLVDRVVGPNRLPSVEDRGELAYLDAFIYETMRFSSFVPVTIPHSTTSDVTIEGFRIPKDTVVFINQWSINHDPLTWKDPQTFDPSRFLDDNGSLDKDLTNNVMIFSAGKRRCIGDQIAKVEIFLFFAILLQQCHFEKCPDKDLSLNCAYGLTLRPLDFKITAKPRRETIDTEDGKKV; encoded by the coding sequence ATGGCTCACATGGACGCTGAGTTAACTCTGAACGGCGTTGCTCGAGAGTGGAGTGGACAGCTCCAGCCTGCTCTggttgcaactttttttttccttatctTCTTGGAGGTCGGTTTATGGGCGAGGAACCTAAGGCTCAAGAGAAGACTGCCGGGACCCTTCGCTTGGCCCTTGGTGGGCAACGCCATGCAGCTGGGCCAGATGCCTCACATCACCTTCGCCAAACTGGCCGAAAAATATGGTAACGTGTACCAGATAAGACTCGGTTGCAGTGACATTGTGGTCTTGAATGGCGACAGGGCCATACGTCAAGCGCTGATTCAGCACGGCAGGGAGTTTGCAGGCAGGCCAAACTTTGTGTCTTTTCAGTATGTGTCGGGAGGGAAAAGCTTGACTTTCAGCAGTTACAGCAAAGAGTGGAAGATGCACAGGAAAATTGCTCAATCCACCATCAGAGCGTTCTCATCTGCCAACAGCCAAaccaaaaaagcttttgagtGGCAAATTGCAGCCGAAGCTCAAGAACTGGTTGATATTCTCCTTAAGCTCGGATCTCAGGGTCATTATTTCAACCCTTCCCATGAGCTAACAGTAGCTGCAGCTAATGTGATTTGTGCCCTGTGCTTCGGAAAACGTTACGGACACGATGATGCTGAGTTCAGAGCCTTGTTACAGAGAGTTAATGACTTTGGACAGACGGTTGGAGCTGGCAGCTTAGTGGATGTGATGCCGTGGCTTCAGTCTTTCCCAAATCCCGTCCGCAGTGTGTTCAAGAATTTCAAATACTTGAACAAGGAGTTCTTCAAGTTTGTTCAGGGCAAAGTTGAAGAGCACAGGGAGACCTTCGATCCTGAGGTAACCCGGGATATGAGCGACGCCATTCTCGGGGTCATTGCCAAGACTGAGGGTGAAGAGGGACTCACCCAGGGCTACACTGAGGGGACAGTTTCAGATCTCATTGGTGCAGGTCTGGATACTGTTTCCACTGCTCTTGACTGGATACTCCTCCTTCTTGTGAAACACCCTGAAATTCAAACGAGACTCCACCAGTTGGTGGACAGGGTGGTGGGGCCCAACAGACTCCCCTCTGTGGAGGACAGAGGTGAGCTGGCCTATCTTGATGCCTTCATCTATGAAACAATGCGGTTCAGCAGTTTCGTGCCCGTCACCATCCCCCACTCTACCACCTCAGATGTTACGATCGAAGGTTTTCGCATTCCAAAAGACACGGTGGTCTTCATCAATCAGTGGTCCATCAATCACGACCCCCTGACGTGGAAGGACCCGCAGACCTTTGACCCCTCACGCTTCCTTGACGACAATGGCTCCCTAGACAAGGACCTCACCAATAACGTTATGATCTTCTCGGCAGGGAAGAGACGTTGCATCGGTGACCAGATTGCCAAAGTAGAGATTTTCTTGTTCTTTGCGATCCTCCTTCAACAATGTCACTTCGAAAAATGTCCCGACAAAGACCTCTCCCTAAATTGCGCCTACGGTTTAACGCTGAGGCCTTTGGATTTCAAAATCACTGCCAAACCCCGGCGAGAGACAATCGACACAGAAGATGGCAAAAAAGTATAA